A genome region from Rhizobium jaguaris includes the following:
- a CDS encoding protease inhibitor I9 family protein: MKVDESLSREVESARLTGRAVPVIITMRNAEDVKFVLESGIKASVTFQHIPAVAASLTSDQIEQLAAMPQVELIELDTEANALRKP; this comes from the coding sequence ATGAAAGTCGATGAATCATTGTCGAGAGAGGTCGAATCTGCTCGTCTCACCGGGCGTGCCGTCCCAGTGATAATCACCATGCGGAATGCAGAGGACGTGAAGTTCGTTTTGGAAAGCGGGATCAAGGCGAGTGTGACCTTTCAGCACATCCCAGCTGTTGCCGCTTCTCTGACTTCCGATCAGATCGAGCAGTTGGCCGCGATGCCTCAGGTTGAACTGATTGAGCTCGACACCGAGGCCAACGCGCTGCGCAAGCCGTAG
- a CDS encoding S8 family peptidase, with protein sequence MAEQRKSVIITFKAKEKRPDKEKDKLEIVRAAIAQEAMPHFLDATSLPIGAGRPVLEDEAVGYDVNQYEAPIVSAKLLKSEMDVLRKNANVANVEEDAPCYAIGSALQHLQIENQPAVMAETIPVGVAQILAPAAWGNSQGKGIRVGVVDTGIDFNHPDLKTNYGGGMSFVPGAPTPLDDQGHGTHCAGTIAAAINGAGVVGVAPQASLYAVKVLDRNGSGQFSWVIAGIDWCIQNKMHIISMSLGGSAAPTALQTICNVAWDRGLLIVAAAGNAQIQDPVPPAASNVGFPGKYKNVISVSAIDSGNVITSFSSRGAEVDVCAPGLNVLSTAPGGGYATMSGTSMACPHVAGAAALTWGAHRFSNNEQIWNLLASTVDNLGMPGWDRLYGYGRVNANAASGALVPPPTVPKRGV encoded by the coding sequence ATGGCAGAGCAGCGAAAATCCGTGATCATTACGTTCAAGGCCAAAGAAAAACGGCCCGACAAAGAGAAGGACAAGCTCGAGATCGTGCGCGCCGCGATTGCGCAGGAGGCGATGCCTCACTTCCTCGATGCAACATCGTTGCCCATAGGGGCAGGCCGTCCTGTTCTAGAGGATGAAGCGGTTGGATATGACGTAAATCAATATGAAGCGCCGATCGTCAGCGCTAAACTCCTCAAAAGTGAGATGGACGTCCTCCGCAAGAATGCCAATGTCGCGAATGTGGAGGAGGACGCTCCTTGTTACGCAATCGGTAGCGCCTTGCAACATCTGCAGATCGAAAATCAGCCGGCGGTGATGGCTGAAACGATTCCGGTTGGCGTTGCACAGATCTTGGCCCCTGCTGCGTGGGGAAATTCCCAGGGCAAGGGCATTCGTGTCGGCGTCGTCGATACCGGGATCGACTTCAATCACCCGGATCTAAAAACCAACTACGGCGGCGGTATGAGCTTTGTACCGGGTGCACCAACCCCTCTGGATGACCAAGGTCACGGCACACACTGCGCCGGTACGATTGCTGCAGCGATCAATGGGGCCGGCGTCGTGGGCGTCGCACCGCAGGCTTCGCTTTATGCCGTCAAGGTGCTCGACCGCAACGGCAGTGGACAATTCAGTTGGGTTATCGCCGGCATCGACTGGTGCATTCAGAACAAAATGCACATCATCAGCATGAGCCTCGGAGGGTCTGCCGCACCGACCGCTTTGCAGACCATTTGCAACGTGGCATGGGACCGCGGCCTGCTGATCGTGGCGGCGGCTGGAAATGCGCAAATCCAGGATCCTGTGCCGCCGGCTGCCAGCAATGTGGGTTTTCCCGGCAAATACAAGAACGTCATTTCCGTCTCGGCGATCGACTCCGGAAATGTCATTACGTCGTTCAGCAGCAGGGGGGCCGAAGTTGATGTCTGCGCACCTGGACTAAACGTCCTGTCCACGGCGCCGGGAGGCGGCTACGCTACGATGAGCGGTACCAGCATGGCCTGCCCTCATGTTGCCGGAGCCGCGGCGCTCACTTGGGGCGCCCATCGTTTCTCGAACAACGAGCAGATCTGGAATCTGTTAGCTTCCACTGTTGATAATTTGGGAATGCCTGGGTGGGATCGGCTCTATGGCTATGGTCGCGTTAATGCAAATGCGGCTTCCGGAGCGCTGGTCCCGCCACCAACGGTGCCGAAGAGGGGCGTCTGA
- a CDS encoding integrase catalytic domain-containing protein, giving the protein MTTKMTRAMRMELANAIRGRYSTAANKDKRRILDEFIAATGYHEKSAIRVLNGQPAPQSRQTRQRTALYDEAVRSALIILWEASDRVCGKRLKALLPILLPALERNGHLLLEEEIRHKILSMSAATIDRLLRMPRRTTKTKKPRIVPEPQRRIKMRTFADWNEPHPGSMEMDLVAHCGGVNRGSYVHSLVLTDIASGWTEAAPIVVREGSLVVETLERIRAGLPFALRALDVDNGSEFVNNRLIEYCLSHGIELTRARPYRKNDQAWIEQKNGAVVRKLLGYRRFEGLAAARAITRLYGASRLFVNFFQPSFKLAAKHRDGAKVAKRYHPPQTPCERLLQAESTPVAVRTKLSEIAAELDPLKLVEEMRAVQAYLAALADGETPPPATSEPPNLAAFVASLSSAWHVGEIRPTFSIEAKPRYLRSLQKVSTQAPVASPTVSLELVKPSATAPMEAKRLETPNLIYAEPGQARIQALRAAWPIACRRLEELPNINAMQLFEELCIQFPGRFTRKQYKTFARKVSLWRQAARARGIVIASKTYRRFSDNPRGRRPDTFKDHWEEMAGWLEDHPDQTALELLVEFQARYPGQYSFRQLRTLQKRVRVWRVQAVQRLIGDAGTLAHMSLQIPHAALRSNILDEANGNKIT; this is encoded by the coding sequence ATGACGACGAAGATGACGCGGGCGATGCGTATGGAACTCGCCAATGCGATCCGGGGTCGCTATTCCACTGCCGCGAATAAGGACAAGCGCAGGATCCTGGACGAGTTTATTGCTGCGACGGGGTATCACGAGAAATCCGCAATCCGTGTCCTGAATGGCCAACCGGCACCACAGAGCCGACAGACGCGGCAACGCACTGCGCTCTATGACGAGGCGGTGCGCAGTGCGTTGATTATCCTGTGGGAGGCTTCTGATCGAGTTTGCGGCAAGCGCCTCAAGGCGCTGCTGCCCATTCTATTGCCGGCGTTGGAACGCAATGGCCATTTGCTGCTCGAGGAAGAGATACGCCACAAGATCCTGTCGATGAGCGCCGCCACGATCGATCGCCTGCTGCGGATGCCGAGGCGCACCACCAAAACGAAAAAGCCAAGGATTGTGCCAGAGCCACAGCGGCGTATCAAAATGCGCACGTTTGCTGATTGGAACGAGCCGCATCCCGGCAGCATGGAAATGGATCTGGTAGCTCATTGCGGGGGCGTCAATCGCGGTAGCTACGTTCATAGTCTCGTTCTGACTGATATCGCGAGCGGCTGGACGGAGGCGGCGCCCATTGTGGTCCGAGAAGGCAGCCTCGTGGTCGAGACACTCGAGCGTATTCGCGCAGGCTTGCCCTTTGCACTGAGAGCTCTGGACGTGGATAACGGCAGTGAATTTGTCAACAACAGGCTGATCGAATATTGCCTTTCTCACGGCATCGAACTCACTCGAGCACGGCCTTACCGCAAGAACGACCAAGCCTGGATAGAGCAGAAAAATGGCGCCGTTGTGCGGAAGCTCTTGGGCTATCGGCGCTTCGAAGGATTGGCCGCCGCCAGGGCGATCACGCGCCTTTACGGGGCGTCCAGGCTCTTTGTGAACTTCTTCCAGCCTTCGTTTAAGCTGGCCGCAAAGCACCGCGATGGTGCAAAGGTGGCCAAACGCTATCATCCGCCGCAGACTCCCTGCGAGCGTCTGCTGCAAGCCGAAAGCACGCCGGTGGCCGTCAGGACCAAACTGAGCGAAATCGCCGCCGAGCTCGATCCGTTGAAGCTTGTGGAGGAAATGCGTGCCGTGCAGGCTTACCTGGCAGCGTTGGCCGACGGCGAAACACCGCCACCGGCCACATCCGAGCCGCCGAACCTGGCCGCGTTCGTGGCAAGCCTTTCGAGCGCCTGGCACGTGGGTGAGATTCGTCCAACCTTTTCCATTGAAGCCAAACCGCGCTACTTGCGAAGTCTACAAAAGGTCTCAACACAAGCCCCTGTTGCGAGCCCGACCGTCTCGCTCGAACTGGTGAAACCGTCGGCGACCGCTCCAATGGAAGCGAAAAGGCTGGAGACGCCGAATCTGATCTACGCTGAACCTGGCCAAGCTCGCATCCAGGCGCTCCGCGCGGCGTGGCCGATCGCGTGTCGCCGATTGGAAGAACTCCCCAACATCAACGCCATGCAGCTCTTCGAAGAGTTATGCATCCAGTTTCCAGGTCGATTTACTCGCAAACAGTACAAAACGTTCGCTCGCAAGGTCAGTCTCTGGCGCCAGGCGGCTCGCGCGCGCGGCATTGTCATCGCCTCGAAGACGTATCGTCGGTTCAGTGACAACCCCCGAGGTCGCCGCCCCGATACCTTCAAAGACCATTGGGAGGAGATGGCAGGGTGGCTTGAAGATCACCCAGACCAGACCGCACTTGAACTTCTTGTCGAGTTCCAGGCCCGTTACCCTGGACAATACAGCTTCCGACAGCTTCGTACGCTACAGAAGCGAGTAAGAGTATGGCGAGTGCAAGCCGTGCAGCGGCTCATTGGCGACGCCGGCACTTTGGCTCACATGTCGCTCCAGATCCCTCATGCTGCGCTACGCAGTAACATTCTAGACGAGGCAAACGGTAACAAAATTACATGA
- a CDS encoding peptidoglycan-binding protein — MLTPDDVVRIVEENSTNPQLMLSLTQAENDLRKYELDTGLKFAELATKDRARAGDFQSANNIAPLVFKAGMWLVGIAIVGMLAMVGALVLLASGYFELSADNQFSVAAFGLIGTAVGFINGIAGTVVSFYWGSSQGSKEKSDAMVESMKDLAEARNVPTYTPPPIQPPPVAANQPVVAAEPSTAGPVSTGVIPAKLSLLAELLPELTTPHKMYPESVDWCLTATGISIEGALAVGSAGKPATVRDIWSKYGELCTRSAKQYGVPIELIVATIATESSGKPDVRRPEPKIKDESVGLMQTLVGTARDALGRQSLKGDDLLDPGLSIDAGTAYIAKQRGNTHFDAPRVAAAYNAGSLRKDAAEANRWRLLCYPTGTGNHIDKFVTWFADAMRVSGEENWAASPDTPSLAALFGQTTGQPRSVQPVASAAGDTAALTGDKRIQQMLSDLGYLDPPPDGDFGPVSKWALAVYCARNGIAYDGGSVPAGIQNALTNPVSALAPIPRTGAWLDRVVDYMISSKHWICRYPECKNIVYLEGTSADGTLNANAPNAFNDIRLVFWIDNKGTLQFKVWEATTEPGRFWTMNPMDDKGAARIAFGQYKAWRVGTHRAGTPSAHEALVQVEPLRVYRDLNKDYLRAGDKVYEGLFGINQHWGYDGDRLDLGKSSAGCLVGRSTDSHREFMNLLKADPRYIASNGYRFMTAIMDGRAVLG, encoded by the coding sequence GTGCTCACCCCGGACGATGTCGTCAGGATAGTCGAGGAGAACTCTACAAATCCGCAGCTGATGCTGTCTCTTACGCAGGCGGAAAACGATCTCAGGAAATATGAACTGGATACCGGCCTGAAGTTTGCCGAGCTTGCGACGAAGGATCGCGCACGTGCTGGCGATTTCCAGTCTGCCAACAACATCGCGCCTCTGGTCTTCAAGGCAGGCATGTGGCTGGTTGGAATAGCCATAGTTGGCATGCTCGCAATGGTTGGCGCGCTCGTTCTGCTGGCATCTGGTTACTTTGAGCTCAGTGCCGACAACCAATTTTCCGTAGCAGCATTCGGTCTCATCGGCACCGCGGTGGGCTTCATAAACGGCATCGCCGGCACGGTTGTCAGCTTCTATTGGGGCAGCAGCCAGGGCTCAAAAGAAAAGTCGGATGCGATGGTCGAGTCTATGAAAGACCTCGCCGAAGCCCGCAACGTACCAACCTATACGCCGCCGCCTATCCAACCTCCTCCAGTCGCTGCCAACCAGCCGGTTGTCGCCGCTGAACCGTCGACCGCCGGGCCGGTTTCGACTGGAGTAATTCCGGCCAAGCTCAGTCTCTTGGCTGAGCTGCTCCCCGAGCTGACGACGCCGCACAAGATGTATCCCGAAAGCGTCGATTGGTGCCTGACGGCAACGGGGATCTCGATTGAGGGGGCCCTAGCCGTTGGCAGTGCCGGGAAGCCAGCCACGGTGCGTGACATCTGGTCGAAATACGGCGAACTGTGCACCCGATCGGCCAAGCAATATGGCGTCCCGATCGAATTGATCGTTGCCACGATCGCCACAGAGAGCAGCGGCAAGCCGGACGTTCGACGACCTGAACCCAAGATCAAAGACGAGAGTGTGGGGCTCATGCAAACCCTCGTCGGGACCGCGAGGGATGCGCTTGGGCGGCAAAGTCTCAAAGGCGACGATCTGCTGGATCCTGGCCTGTCGATCGACGCGGGTACCGCCTACATTGCCAAGCAACGCGGCAACACCCACTTTGACGCGCCGCGCGTCGCAGCAGCCTACAATGCCGGTTCGCTGCGCAAGGACGCCGCGGAAGCCAATCGATGGCGCCTCCTTTGCTACCCTACCGGCACCGGCAACCACATCGACAAGTTTGTCACCTGGTTTGCCGATGCCATGCGGGTTAGCGGAGAAGAGAACTGGGCAGCATCCCCAGATACGCCGAGTCTCGCGGCACTGTTTGGTCAAACGACCGGCCAGCCGCGTTCGGTGCAACCTGTCGCAAGCGCGGCCGGCGATACCGCGGCGCTGACTGGCGACAAACGAATTCAGCAGATGCTTTCGGATCTTGGGTACCTTGATCCGCCGCCGGACGGCGATTTCGGGCCGGTCTCGAAATGGGCGCTGGCGGTCTACTGCGCCCGAAACGGTATTGCCTATGATGGAGGATCAGTCCCCGCGGGCATCCAAAATGCACTCACCAATCCGGTGAGCGCCTTGGCGCCCATCCCAAGAACGGGGGCGTGGTTGGACCGTGTAGTCGACTACATGATATCCAGCAAACACTGGATATGCCGATATCCGGAATGCAAGAACATCGTCTATCTTGAGGGCACGAGTGCAGATGGGACGCTGAACGCAAACGCACCCAATGCCTTCAACGATATTCGTCTCGTATTCTGGATCGACAATAAAGGCACCTTGCAGTTCAAGGTGTGGGAAGCGACGACGGAGCCAGGGCGGTTCTGGACGATGAATCCAATGGACGACAAAGGAGCGGCCCGCATTGCATTCGGTCAGTACAAAGCTTGGCGTGTTGGTACCCACAGAGCCGGCACGCCGAGCGCGCATGAGGCACTCGTCCAGGTCGAGCCGTTGAGGGTCTACCGGGACCTGAACAAGGACTACTTAAGGGCGGGCGATAAGGTTTATGAGGGTCTGTTTGGTATCAATCAGCATTGGGGCTACGATGGCGATAGATTAGATCTAGGAAAATCAAGCGCTGGCTGCCTGGTCGGAAGGAGCACCGACAGCCACCGTGAATTCATGAACCTTCTCAAGGCCGATCCGCGTTACATAGCGAGCAACGGATATCGCTTCATGACCGCGATAATGGATGGAAGGGCAGTTCTGGGTTGA